A region of Triplophysa dalaica isolate WHDGS20190420 chromosome 18, ASM1584641v1, whole genome shotgun sequence DNA encodes the following proteins:
- the LOC130439737 gene encoding 4-galactosyl-N-acetylglucosaminide 3-alpha-L-fucosyltransferase 9-like isoform X1 — protein sequence MFDDRKMSKGCSAPGCRSILTVAVVVSLSLFFFFWTLPLTYCPPQLPQFNQLSDGQHEEKNNSIAEETVEKPVLLLWVWPENYRFDLSDCKTIYNIDGCHLTDDRALYSSSDAVLVFHKAIRWDLSTLPPSPRPSFQKWIWLNVESPTNTQKIPGIENLFNLTLSYREDADIPVRLRLTGNKTPNEDFKIPKKDKLVCWIVSNNAAHTGVGRRNAYYNELKKHVNIHLFGKAYGTFLDYKDYYPTIASCKFYLSFENSIHKDYITEKFNGPLSAGTVPVVLGPPRKNYERFAPGDAFIHVDDFPDAKSLAEYLMQLDRDEDAYRRYFNWRRHFSARPHLIVQNQEFVLAICTACDHVARHKEYQEAHDIYEWFFN from the exons ATGTTCGATG ATCGTAAAATGTCAAAGGGATGTTCAGCTCCGGGTTGTCGCAGTATACTGACAGTTGCCGTCGTCGTCTCCCTGagcttatttttctttttctggaCTTTACCTCTGACCTACTGTCCACCTCAACTTCCTCAATTCAATCAACTCTCAGATGGACAACATGAAGAGAAGAACAACTCAATTGCTGAAGAAACAGTGGAGAAACCTGTACTTTTGTTATGGGTCTGGCCTGAAAATTACCGATTTGATCTGAGTGACTGTAAAACCATTTACAATATTGATGGCTGTCACCTGACGGACGATAGAGCTCTCTACAGCAGTTCAGACGCTGTCCTTGTTTTTCACAAGGCTATTCGTTGGGACCTGTCCACCCTTCCACCATCTCCTCGTCCCTCGTTCCAAAAGTGGATCTGGCTTAATGTAGAATCTCCAACAAACACGCAGAAAATTCCAGGGATTGAAAACCTCTTTAATCTGACTCTCAGTTATAGAGAGGACGCTGACATTCCTGTGCGGTTGAGACTGACAGGCAACAAAACTCCAAATGAGGATTTTAAAATTCCCAAAAAGGACAAACTGGTCTGTTGGATCGTAAGTAATAATGCTGCCCATACAGGTGTCGGCAGGAGGAACGCTTACTACAATGAACTTAAAAAACACGtcaatatacatttgtttggaAAAGCGTACGGAACGTTCCTGGATTATAAAGACTATTATCCCACCATAGCCAGCTGCAAGTTTTATCTGTCTTTTGAGAATTCCATTCACAAGGACTACATCACAGAAAAGTTCAATGGACCTCTGTCAGCAGGTACTGTACCTGTGGTGCTGGGACCTCCCAGAAAGAACTATGAGAGGTTTGCACCGGGTGATGCCTTCATTCACGTGGACGACTTCCCAGACGCAAAGTCACTGGCAGAATATCTGATGCAGCTGGACAGAGATGAAGATGCGTATCGCAGGTACTTTAACTGGAGGAGACATTTCTCAGCACGACCTCATTTAATAGTACAGAATCAAGAGTTTGTTCTGGCCATTTGCACGGCCTGCGATCATGTAGCGAGACACAAGGAATATCAAGAAGCTCATGATATCTATGAATGGTTTTTTAACTAA
- the ctu1 gene encoding cytoplasmic tRNA 2-thiolation protein 1, with protein MPVQCSHCSQRRAVLKRPKTGHSLCKDCFFGAFEEEIHQTIVSASLFNRGETVAIGASGGKDSTVLAHVMKVLNERYDYGLNLLLLSVDEGITGYRDDSLETVKRNQQQYDLPLKIVSYEELYGWTMDAIVKQVGLKNNCTFCGVFRRQALDRGAMMLKVDKICTGHNADDVAETVLMNVLRGDIARLRRCTAISTASEGEGAIPRCKPLKYAYEKEIVLYAYFKKLDYFSTECIYSPNAYRGHARAYLKDLESIRPSSIIDVIHSGETLSIKEGVKMPVQGTCSRCGYISSQALCKSCVLLEGLNRGLPKLGIGKHHRLHGKILAQEPLTEKEQRKLKAVDF; from the exons ATGCCTGTCCAGTGCAGTCATTGCTCACAAAGACGTGCAGTTCTCAAGCGGCCAAAGACGGGACACTCCCTCTGTAAGGACTGCTTCTTCGGGGCTTTTGAGGAGGAGATCCATCAAACCATCGTGTCTGCCAGCCTGTTCAATCGTGGGGAGACGGTGGCCATCGGTGCCTCGGGTGGTAAGGACTCTACTGTTCTGGCCCACGTGATGAAAGTCTTAAATGAGCGCTATGATTACGGGCTGAACCTTCTGCTGCTGTCTGTGGATGAGGGCATCACCGGTTATAGAGACGATTCGCTGGAAACGGTGAAGAGAAACCAGCAGCAGTATGATCTGCCCCTGAAGATCGTGTCTTATGAGGAGCTGTACGGCTGGACCATGGACGCCATTGTGAAGCAGGTGGGATTGAAGAATAACTGCACTTTCTGTGGTGTTTTTCGCCGACAGGCGCTGGACCGGGGAGCCATGATGCTGAAAGTAGACAAGATATGCACAG GTCACAATGCAGACGACGTGGCGGAGACGGTTCTCATGAATGTTTTGCGTGGGGACATTGCACGTCTACGTCGCTGCACAGCCATTAGCACGGCCAGCGAGGGAGAGGGCGCCATCCCGCGCTGCAAGCCCCTTAAATACGCCTATGAGAAGGAGATCGTCCTCTATGCCTATTTCAAGAAGCTCGACTACTTTTCCACGGAATGCATCTACTCGCCCAATGCGTACCGAGGTCACGCTCGGGCCTACCTCAAAGACCTGGAGTCCATCAGGCCCAGCTCCATCATAGACGTCATCCACTCTGGAGAGACCCTCTCGATAAAGGAGGGCGTGAAGATGCCGGTCCAGGGAACGTGTTCACGCTGCGGGTATATCTCGAGTCAGGCTTTGTGCAAGTCCTGTGTTCTGTTGGAGGGCCTGAATCGAGGGTTACCCAAGCTGGGCATCGGAAAACATCACCGCCTGCATGGCAAAATTCTGGCTCAGGAGCCTTTGACAGAGAAGGAACAAAGGAAACTAAAAGCTGTGGATTTTTGA
- the LOC130406933 gene encoding 4-galactosyl-N-acetylglucosaminide 3-alpha-L-fucosyltransferase 9-like produces MMIKSTMCYIRSFKNLIMSSTSSLGTPCRATALVAIAALVSLCIMFFWTSPLTKRPPPLPATKQYLERHRTKTTSSPAKEKPVLLLWVWPENYRFDLSDCKTIYNIDGCHLTDDRALYSSSDAVLVYHRAISQDLSTLPPSPRPSFQKWIWLNVESPTNTQKIAGIENLFNLTLSYREDADIPVRLRLTGNKTPNEDFKIPKKDKLVCWIVSNNAAHTGVGKRNAYYNELKKHVNIHLFGKAYGTFLDYKDYYPTIASCKFYLSFENSIHKDYITEKFNGPLSAGTVPVVLGPPRKNYERFAPGDAFIHVDDFPDAKSLAEYLTQLDRDEDAYRRYFNWRRHFSARPHLIVQNQEFVLAICTACDHVARHKEYQEAHDIYEWFFN; encoded by the coding sequence ATGATGATAAAATCTACAATGTGTTATATTCGTTCttttaaaaatctaattatGTCAAGCACAAGTTCCCTTGGAACTCCATGCCGTGCAACTGCTTTAGTGGCAATTGCTGCTCTCGTCTCTCTATGCATCATGTTTTTCTGGACTTCACCTCTAACCAAGCGCCCACCACCATTACCCGCAACTAAACAATATTTAGAAAGACACCGCACTAAGACAACCTCCTCCCCTGCAAAGGAGAAACCTGTACTTTTGTTGTGGGTCTGGCCTGAAAATTACAGATTTGATCTGAGCGACTGTAAAACCATTTACAATATTGATGGCTGTCACCTGACGGACGATAGAGCTCTCTACAGCAGTTCAGACGCAGTCCTTGTTTATCACAGAGCTATTAGCCAGGACCTGTCCACCCTTCCACCATCTCCTCGTCCCTCGTTCCAAAAGTGGATCTGGCTTAATGTAGAATCgccaacaaacacacagaaaattgCAGGGATTGAAAACCTCTTTAATCTGACTCTCAGTTATAGAGAGGACGCTGACATTCCTGTGCGGTTGAGACTGACAGGCAACAAAACTCCAAATGAGGATTTTAAAATTCCCAAAAAGGACAAACTGGTCTGTTGGATCGTAAGTAATAATGCTGCCCATACAGGTGTCGGCAAGAGGAACGCTTACTACAATGAACTtaaaaaacatgtcaatatacatttgtttggaAAAGCGTACGGAACATTCCTGGATTATAAAGACTATTATCCCACCATAGCCAGCTGCAAATTTTATCTGTCTTTTGAGAATTCAATCCACAAGGACTACATCACAGAAAAGTTCAATGGACCTCTGTCAGCAGGTACTGTACCTGTGGTGCTGGGACCTCCCAGAAAGAACTATGAGAGGTTTGCACCGGGTGATGCCTTCATTCACGTGGACGACTTCCCAGACGCAAAGTCACTGGCAGAATATCTGACGCAGCTGGACAGAGATGAAGATGCGTATCGCAGGTACTTTAACTGGAGGAGACATTTCTCAGCACGACCTCATTTAATAGTACAGAATCAAGAGTTTGTTCTGGCCATTTGCACGGCCTGCGATCATGTAGCGAGACACAAGGAATATCAAGAAGCTCATGATATCTATGAATGGTTTTTTAACTGA
- the LOC130439737 gene encoding 4-galactosyl-N-acetylglucosaminide 3-alpha-L-fucosyltransferase 9-like isoform X2, translated as MSKGCSAPGCRSILTVAVVVSLSLFFFFWTLPLTYCPPQLPQFNQLSDGQHEEKNNSIAEETVEKPVLLLWVWPENYRFDLSDCKTIYNIDGCHLTDDRALYSSSDAVLVFHKAIRWDLSTLPPSPRPSFQKWIWLNVESPTNTQKIPGIENLFNLTLSYREDADIPVRLRLTGNKTPNEDFKIPKKDKLVCWIVSNNAAHTGVGRRNAYYNELKKHVNIHLFGKAYGTFLDYKDYYPTIASCKFYLSFENSIHKDYITEKFNGPLSAGTVPVVLGPPRKNYERFAPGDAFIHVDDFPDAKSLAEYLMQLDRDEDAYRRYFNWRRHFSARPHLIVQNQEFVLAICTACDHVARHKEYQEAHDIYEWFFN; from the coding sequence ATGTCAAAGGGATGTTCAGCTCCGGGTTGTCGCAGTATACTGACAGTTGCCGTCGTCGTCTCCCTGagcttatttttctttttctggaCTTTACCTCTGACCTACTGTCCACCTCAACTTCCTCAATTCAATCAACTCTCAGATGGACAACATGAAGAGAAGAACAACTCAATTGCTGAAGAAACAGTGGAGAAACCTGTACTTTTGTTATGGGTCTGGCCTGAAAATTACCGATTTGATCTGAGTGACTGTAAAACCATTTACAATATTGATGGCTGTCACCTGACGGACGATAGAGCTCTCTACAGCAGTTCAGACGCTGTCCTTGTTTTTCACAAGGCTATTCGTTGGGACCTGTCCACCCTTCCACCATCTCCTCGTCCCTCGTTCCAAAAGTGGATCTGGCTTAATGTAGAATCTCCAACAAACACGCAGAAAATTCCAGGGATTGAAAACCTCTTTAATCTGACTCTCAGTTATAGAGAGGACGCTGACATTCCTGTGCGGTTGAGACTGACAGGCAACAAAACTCCAAATGAGGATTTTAAAATTCCCAAAAAGGACAAACTGGTCTGTTGGATCGTAAGTAATAATGCTGCCCATACAGGTGTCGGCAGGAGGAACGCTTACTACAATGAACTTAAAAAACACGtcaatatacatttgtttggaAAAGCGTACGGAACGTTCCTGGATTATAAAGACTATTATCCCACCATAGCCAGCTGCAAGTTTTATCTGTCTTTTGAGAATTCCATTCACAAGGACTACATCACAGAAAAGTTCAATGGACCTCTGTCAGCAGGTACTGTACCTGTGGTGCTGGGACCTCCCAGAAAGAACTATGAGAGGTTTGCACCGGGTGATGCCTTCATTCACGTGGACGACTTCCCAGACGCAAAGTCACTGGCAGAATATCTGATGCAGCTGGACAGAGATGAAGATGCGTATCGCAGGTACTTTAACTGGAGGAGACATTTCTCAGCACGACCTCATTTAATAGTACAGAATCAAGAGTTTGTTCTGGCCATTTGCACGGCCTGCGATCATGTAGCGAGACACAAGGAATATCAAGAAGCTCATGATATCTATGAATGGTTTTTTAACTAA